The following are encoded in a window of Pelecanus crispus isolate bPelCri1 chromosome 6, bPelCri1.pri, whole genome shotgun sequence genomic DNA:
- the ISM2 gene encoding isthmin-2, producing MPLIRGKVLLILGFVFLTTFLAALRGLPVRKQRSNSPKERSSKLAEVSASSDPRSAGDEELPPSGKARGLRRSGQAGPRRHRRRGVAQQAARSPAVPQPSSTGQEESLPFVLDLQSLPGLANVDLSAQNPNIQVTIEVVDDPQAEMEMDLLKETSNDWSLTSSEWLSHKDLFWPLFWEYTDPAEEEEEEEEEDDNLDVGDREEEEEEEDYTAEYEEEESMLSGVGGDWDQRWPGQKNWIFKEKYNYEYEDEEEWSPWSPCSITCGSGNQKRTRSCGYACTATESRTCDLLRCPGAEGEMVFPTEETPFKSDNTTELFNSEVDSCEKWLNCKSDFLTKYLSKVLTDLPSCPCSYPLEAVYSAVNLQDEQQGKSFRWRDASGPKERLDIYKPTARFCLRSMLSLDSTTLAAQHCCYDEHTRLITRGKGAGVPNLISTEFSPELHYKVDMLPWILCKGDWSRYHAVRPPNNGRRCADNPAEEEYLSQLQEAKEY from the exons GTCTCTGCCTCGTCCGACCCACGTTCAGCAGGGGACGAGGAGCTGCCACCGTCAGGCAAGGCGCGGGGGCTGAGGCGGAGCGGGCAGGCTGGCCCGCGGCGGCACAGGCGCCGTGGGGTGGCTCAGCAGGCTGCCAGGAGCCCAGCggtgccccagcccagcagcactggcCAGGAGGAGAGCCTGCCCTTCGTGCTGGACCTGCAGAGCTTGCCGGGGCTGGCCAACGTGGACCTGAGCGCCCAGAACCCCAACATCCAG GTGACCATTGAAGTGGTGGATGATCCTCAGGCCGAGATGGAGATGGACTTGTTGAAGGAGACAAGCAATGACTGGTCCCTGACGTCCTCTGAGTGGTTGTCCCACAAGGATCTCTTCTGGCCCCTCTTCTGGGAATATACCGAccctgctgaggaggaggaggaggaggaggaagaggatgacaACCTGGATGTAGgggacagggaagaggaagaggaggaggaagattaCACAGCAGAGTATGAGGAGGAGGAGTCCATGCTCAGTGGAGTAGGAGGTGACTGGGACCAGCGGTGGCCTGGGCAGAAGAACTGGatctttaaggaaaaatataattatg AATATGAAGATGAGGAGGAATGGAGCCCATGGTCCCCTTGCAGCATCACCTGTGGCAGTGGCAACCAGAAGAGGACGCGGTCCTGTGGCTACGCCTGCACAGCGACGGAGTCGAGGACCTGCGACCTGCTGCGCTGCCCTG gagcagagggagaaatggTCTTCCCCACAGAGGAGACACCTTTCAAAAGCGACAACACCACAGAGCTGTTCAACTCAG AGGTGGACAGCTGTGAGAAGTGGCTGAACTGCAAGAGCGACTTCCTCACCAAGTACCTGAGCAAGGTGCTGACGGATctgcccagctgcccctgctcctacCCGCTGGAGGCCGTCTACAGTGCCGTCAACCTGCAGGATGAGCAGCAGGGCAAGAGCTTCCGATGGCGGGATGCCAGCGGCCCCAAGGAGCGCCTGGACATCTACAAGCCGACGGCACGCTTCTGCCTGCGTTCCATGCTCTCCCTCGACAGCACCACCCTGgctgcccagcactgctgctacGACGAGCACACCCGCCTCATCACCCGCGGCAAGGGGGCCGGTGTCCCCAACCTCATCAGCACCGAGTTCTCCCCAGAGCTGCACTACAAGGTGGACATGCTGCCCTGGATCCTCTGCAAGGGCGACTGGAGCCGCTACCATGCTGTCCGGCCCCCCAACAACGGGCGACGGTGTGCTGACAACCCCGCCGAGGAGGAGtacctctcccagctgcaggaggccaAGGAGTACTAG